From a region of the Chloroflexota bacterium genome:
- a CDS encoding metal ABC transporter ATP-binding protein, translating into MSETRTPFGRRRANHIPDAPILEAVGVTAQYNGRVALDNVSFCLTKGERVAVVGPNGAGKTTLFKVIAGVLAPTQGEVRVAGHGPRGHICIAYLPQRSEVDWDFPVTVADVVMMGRIGKMGLLRHPGRRDRALVRRCLDIVGLTELADRQIGELSGGQQQRMFIARALAQEAELMLMDEPLTGLDVGSQESIFHILDTLREQRVTVMVATHDLNMAAARFDRVMLLNKRLFGFGPAAEVFAPDRLRQAYGDNLRFVETDDGLMVLTDTCCGGDRR; encoded by the coding sequence CCCATCCTGGAAGCCGTGGGCGTTACCGCGCAGTACAACGGGCGCGTCGCGCTGGACAATGTCTCGTTTTGCCTGACCAAAGGGGAACGGGTGGCCGTGGTAGGCCCCAATGGGGCGGGGAAAACCACGCTGTTCAAGGTCATCGCGGGCGTGTTGGCCCCGACGCAGGGCGAGGTGCGCGTGGCGGGGCATGGCCCCCGCGGGCACATCTGCATCGCCTATCTGCCCCAGCGGAGCGAAGTGGACTGGGATTTCCCCGTTACGGTCGCCGACGTGGTGATGATGGGGCGCATCGGGAAGATGGGGCTGCTGCGCCACCCAGGCCGCCGCGACCGCGCGCTGGTGCGGCGGTGCCTGGACATCGTGGGGCTTACGGAACTGGCCGACCGCCAGATTGGCGAACTCTCGGGCGGGCAGCAGCAGCGCATGTTCATCGCGCGGGCGCTGGCCCAGGAGGCCGAACTGATGCTGATGGACGAGCCGCTCACGGGGCTGGATGTCGGCTCGCAGGAGAGCATCTTCCATATCCTGGACACCCTGCGCGAGCAGCGTGTTACCGTCATGGTGGCCACGCACGACCTCAATATGGCGGCGGCCCGCTTTGACCGCGTGATGCTTCTGAACAAGCGCCTGTTCGGCTTCGGGCCTGCCGCCGAGGTCTTCGCGCCCGACCGACTGCGCCAGGCCTACGGCGACAATCTGCGCTTTGTGGAGACCGACGATGGCCTGATGGTGCTGACTGACACGTGTTGCGGAGGGGATCGCCGATGA
- a CDS encoding metal ABC transporter permease yields MVDIVLAPLQYGFMMRGLAASIMVGVVCATVGTYVVLRGMAFFGDALAHAILPGVAVGYLVSGVARGPLFWWALGTAILTALGIGAVGKETRVKEDTAIGIIFATMFALGIALISRTQSYAVDLAHFLFGDVLGVSTGDLALTAGFGSLVILTIVALYKEFLVISFDPILASTLRLPSSLLNSLLLVLIAVTIVVSLQTVGIALMVAMLVTPAATAYLLTRRLPLMMGLAALLGAAAGVIGLYVSYYLGIASGAAIVLVCSAFFLLAVLFAPRRGVLTGRRARAKRRESPSA; encoded by the coding sequence CTGGTTGACATCGTGCTTGCGCCGTTGCAGTATGGGTTCATGATGCGGGGGTTGGCGGCGTCCATCATGGTGGGCGTCGTGTGCGCGACGGTGGGCACCTACGTGGTGCTGCGCGGGATGGCGTTCTTCGGCGACGCGCTGGCGCACGCCATCCTGCCAGGCGTGGCGGTGGGCTACCTGGTGAGCGGCGTCGCGCGGGGGCCGCTGTTCTGGTGGGCGCTGGGCACGGCGATCCTCACGGCCCTAGGCATCGGCGCGGTGGGCAAGGAGACCCGCGTCAAAGAGGATACGGCCATCGGCATCATCTTCGCCACGATGTTCGCGCTGGGCATCGCCCTCATCTCGCGGACGCAGAGTTACGCCGTGGATCTGGCCCACTTCCTCTTCGGTGACGTGCTCGGGGTCTCCACGGGCGACCTGGCGCTGACGGCGGGATTCGGCAGCCTGGTGATCCTGACCATCGTGGCACTGTACAAGGAGTTCCTGGTCATCTCGTTTGACCCCATTCTGGCGAGCACGCTGCGCCTGCCGTCGTCGCTGCTCAATTCCCTGCTGCTGGTGCTGATCGCGGTTACCATCGTGGTGTCGCTGCAAACGGTGGGGATCGCGCTGATGGTGGCGATGCTGGTTACGCCCGCGGCCACCGCCTACCTGCTGACCCGCCGATTGCCGCTGATGATGGGTCTCGCGGCCTTGCTGGGCGCGGCGGCGGGGGTCATCGGGCTGTACGTGTCGTACTACCTGGGCATCGCTTCGGGCGCGGCGATTGTGTTGGTGTGTTCGGCCTTCTTCCTGCTGGCCGTGCTGTTCGCGCCGCGCAGGGGTGTGCTGACGGGTCGGCGTGCCCGCGCCAAGAGACGCGAGTCGCCATCGGCCTGA